From the Gramella sp. Hel_I_59 genome, one window contains:
- a CDS encoding DUF3467 domain-containing protein, with the protein MSDDNKKNQDKGKINIELDEAVAEGTYSNLAIINHSVSEFVVDFVNIMPGRPKSKVKSRIILTPQHAKRLLKALGDNIQRFEKAHGEIKDYDKAPVPLNFGPTGQA; encoded by the coding sequence ATGAGTGACGACAATAAAAAGAATCAGGATAAAGGTAAGATCAATATAGAATTAGATGAGGCGGTGGCAGAAGGGACATATTCCAATCTCGCTATTATCAATCATTCAGTATCTGAATTTGTAGTTGATTTTGTGAATATCATGCCGGGAAGACCTAAGAGCAAAGTGAAATCGAGGATCATCCTGACTCCGCAGCATGCTAAGCGTTTATTAAAAGCTCTGGGGGATAATATCCAACGTTTTGAGAAAGCTCATGGAGAGATCAAGGATTACGACAAAGCACCAGTGCCGCTAAATTTCGGACCAACTGGTCAGGCTTAA
- a CDS encoding DinB family protein, producing MKEILQYSHETNLEIISKFNDGDLHYVIAESSKKLISHILNSQTLWNNRITDGEVIDIWKVWEPEKLKEIEERNYQTAVEILDDRELDENISFSDTKNESHQNSISDIIFHVVNRATYYRGQIAAEFREKKIEPVSADFVNYKRKA from the coding sequence ATGAAAGAGATACTGCAGTATTCTCATGAAACTAACCTTGAAATCATTTCGAAATTTAACGATGGAGATCTACACTATGTGATCGCGGAAAGCTCAAAAAAACTCATTTCCCATATATTAAATTCTCAGACCTTATGGAATAATAGAATTACTGATGGTGAAGTGATTGATATCTGGAAAGTTTGGGAACCTGAGAAATTAAAAGAGATCGAAGAGCGTAATTATCAGACAGCCGTCGAAATCCTGGACGATAGAGAACTGGACGAAAATATATCATTCTCAGATACTAAAAATGAATCCCATCAGAATTCAATCAGCGATATTATATTTCACGTTGTGAACCGTGCTACTTATTATCGTGGACAGATCGCTGCAGAATTCAGGGAAAAGAAGATCGAGCCTGTAAGTGCGGATTTTGTTAACTACAAGAGAAAAGCCTAA
- the rpoC gene encoding DNA-directed RNA polymerase subunit beta', with amino-acid sequence MARNNDKNTVQRFNQISIGLASPESILAESRGEVLKPETINYRTHKPERDGLFCERIFGPVKDYECACGKYKRIRYKGIVCDRCGVEVTEKKVRRDRVGHINLVVPVAHIWYFRSLPNKIGYLLGLPSKKLDMIIYYERYVVIQAGNATDEEGKALQKMDFLTEEEYLNILDELPQENQYLDDSDPNKFIAKMGAECLIEILKRIDLDELSYELRHKANNETSKQRKTEALKRLQVVEAFRDANKNRENNPEWMIMKVVPVIPPELRPLVPLDGGRFATSDLNDLYRRVIIRNNRLKRLMEIKAPEVILRNEKRMLQESVDSLFDNTRKSSAVKTDSNRPLKSLSDSLKGKQGRFRQNLLGKRVDYSARSVIVVGPELKMFECGLPKNMAAELYKPFIIRKLIERGIVKTVKSAKKIIDKKEPVVWDILENVLKGHPVLLNRAPTLHRLGIQAFQPKLIEGKAIQLHPLACTAFNADFDGDQMAVHLPLGPEAILEAQLLMLASHNILNPANGSPITVPSQDMVLGLYYMTKHKIGTKEEPVKGEGLTFYSAEELVIAYNQKRVDLNAGIKIRTKDFNEAGELVMMIKDTTVGRVLFNEAVPEKAGYINEVLTKKSLREIIGNILRITSVPETSEFLDEIKGLGYGFAFRGGLSFSLGDIIIPEEKQSMIDEANEQVEGIIGNYNMGLITNNERYNQVIDIWTSTNAGLTDLAMKRIREDKQGFNSVYMMLDSGARGSKEQIRQLTGMRGLMAKPKKSNSGGGEIIENPILSNFKEGLSILEYFISTHGARKGLADTALKTADAGYLTRRLVDVSQDVIVNEDDCGTLRGVEVKPLKKNEEIVESLGERILGRISLHDVVNPSTEELIVGTNEEITEEIVAKIEAAPIEGVEVRSPLTCEAKKGICIKCYGRNLATNKIVQTGEAVGVVAAQSIGEPGTQLTLRTFHVGGIAGNISEDNKLEARFDGVAEIEDLKVVKGEAPDGGTADIVISRTAELKIKDKKTGVVLSNNNIPYGSQINIENGAKVTKGDVICTWDPYNGVIISEFAGKIKYENVDQGVTYQVEIDEQTGFQEKVISESRNKKLIPTLHILGKKDEVIRSYNLPVGAHLMVDNAEKIGVGKILVKIPRKSSKAGDITGGLPRVTELFEARNPSNPAVVSEIDGVVSFGKIKRGNREIIVESKLGEVKKYLVKLSNQILVQENDYVRAGMPLSDGSITPEDILNIKGPNAVQQYLVNEVQEVYRLQGVKINDKHFEVVVRQMMRKVRIVDPGDTIFLENQLVHKADFIDENNKLFGMKVVEDAGDSERLKAGQIITPRDLRDENSILRREDKNLATARDVITATANPVLQGITRASLQTKSFISAASFQETTKVLNEAAVNGKIDKLEGLKENVIVGHRIPAGTGMRKYDSIIVGSKEEFDEMLEKKQEVNYN; translated from the coding sequence ATGGCTAGAAATAATGATAAAAATACAGTACAGAGGTTTAACCAGATCTCTATAGGTTTAGCTTCTCCAGAGTCCATCCTTGCGGAATCTCGTGGTGAAGTTCTTAAGCCTGAAACGATCAATTACCGTACGCACAAACCAGAGCGTGACGGTTTGTTCTGTGAGCGTATTTTTGGTCCTGTAAAGGATTATGAGTGTGCCTGTGGAAAATACAAAAGAATCCGATACAAAGGAATCGTTTGTGACCGTTGTGGTGTGGAAGTTACAGAGAAAAAGGTTCGTAGAGATCGTGTAGGTCACATCAACCTTGTAGTACCTGTAGCACATATCTGGTATTTCCGTTCTTTACCTAACAAAATTGGTTATTTGCTAGGTCTGCCGTCTAAAAAACTTGATATGATCATCTACTACGAAAGATATGTAGTGATCCAGGCAGGTAATGCGACAGATGAAGAAGGAAAAGCTTTACAAAAAATGGACTTCCTTACTGAAGAAGAATATCTAAATATTTTAGATGAACTTCCTCAGGAGAACCAATATCTGGACGATAGCGATCCAAATAAATTTATCGCTAAAATGGGAGCTGAATGTCTAATCGAGATTCTTAAGAGAATCGATCTTGACGAGCTTTCATATGAACTAAGACACAAAGCGAATAACGAAACTTCAAAGCAACGTAAAACTGAAGCACTTAAACGTCTTCAGGTTGTGGAAGCTTTCCGTGATGCGAACAAGAACAGAGAGAACAATCCAGAGTGGATGATCATGAAAGTTGTGCCGGTAATTCCGCCAGAACTTAGACCTTTGGTGCCTCTTGACGGTGGTCGTTTTGCGACTTCAGATTTAAATGATCTTTACCGTCGTGTGATTATTCGTAACAATCGTTTGAAGAGATTAATGGAGATCAAAGCTCCTGAAGTGATCTTACGTAATGAAAAACGTATGCTTCAGGAATCTGTAGATTCATTATTTGATAATACAAGAAAATCTTCAGCAGTAAAAACTGACTCTAACCGTCCTCTTAAATCACTTTCAGATTCATTGAAAGGTAAGCAGGGACGTTTCCGTCAGAACTTACTTGGTAAGCGTGTGGATTATTCAGCACGTTCTGTAATCGTTGTAGGACCAGAACTTAAAATGTTTGAGTGTGGTCTTCCGAAGAATATGGCAGCTGAGCTTTACAAGCCTTTTATCATCAGAAAACTGATAGAAAGAGGTATTGTAAAAACAGTGAAGTCTGCGAAGAAGATCATAGACAAAAAAGAACCTGTAGTTTGGGACATTCTGGAAAATGTGCTTAAAGGGCATCCGGTACTATTAAACCGTGCTCCTACACTTCACCGTCTGGGAATCCAGGCATTCCAGCCTAAACTTATTGAAGGTAAGGCAATTCAGCTTCACCCACTTGCATGTACTGCATTCAACGCCGATTTCGATGGTGACCAGATGGCAGTTCATTTACCACTTGGGCCTGAGGCTATCTTGGAGGCACAGTTATTAATGCTTGCTTCTCATAATATATTGAACCCTGCAAATGGTTCTCCAATTACAGTACCTTCTCAGGATATGGTCTTGGGTCTTTACTACATGACCAAACATAAGATTGGTACGAAAGAGGAGCCGGTAAAAGGTGAAGGACTTACATTCTATTCTGCGGAAGAGCTAGTTATTGCTTACAACCAGAAGCGTGTAGACCTTAATGCAGGTATTAAGATTAGAACTAAAGATTTCAACGAAGCAGGAGAATTGGTCATGATGATCAAGGATACCACTGTTGGTAGAGTATTATTTAATGAAGCTGTTCCTGAAAAGGCTGGTTATATTAATGAAGTACTTACTAAGAAATCACTTCGTGAGATCATTGGTAATATTCTAAGAATTACTAGTGTTCCGGAAACTTCAGAATTCCTTGATGAGATCAAAGGTCTTGGATATGGATTCGCTTTCCGTGGTGGACTTTCCTTCAGTTTAGGTGATATTATTATCCCTGAAGAGAAGCAATCCATGATTGATGAAGCTAACGAACAGGTTGAAGGTATTATAGGAAACTATAACATGGGTCTTATAACCAACAACGAACGTTACAATCAGGTAATTGATATCTGGACTTCTACTAACGCAGGTCTTACAGACCTAGCCATGAAGCGTATTCGTGAAGACAAGCAAGGGTTTAACTCTGTGTATATGATGCTTGATTCTGGTGCGCGTGGTTCGAAGGAACAGATTCGTCAGTTAACCGGTATGCGTGGATTGATGGCTAAGCCTAAGAAATCCAACTCTGGTGGTGGTGAAATTATTGAAAACCCGATTCTTTCTAACTTTAAGGAAGGTCTTTCAATTCTTGAATACTTTATCTCCACTCACGGTGCTCGTAAAGGTCTTGCCGATACAGCACTGAAAACTGCCGATGCTGGTTACTTAACCCGTCGTCTGGTAGATGTTTCACAGGATGTAATTGTTAATGAAGATGATTGTGGAACTTTAAGAGGTGTCGAAGTTAAGCCACTTAAAAAGAATGAAGAGATTGTAGAATCATTAGGAGAGAGAATCCTTGGACGTATTTCTCTACATGATGTAGTAAATCCTTCTACAGAAGAACTTATCGTTGGAACGAACGAAGAGATTACTGAAGAAATTGTAGCTAAGATCGAAGCTGCGCCAATCGAAGGTGTTGAAGTACGTTCACCACTTACCTGTGAGGCGAAGAAAGGGATCTGTATCAAGTGTTACGGTAGAAACCTTGCAACTAACAAGATCGTACAAACAGGTGAAGCTGTTGGTGTTGTTGCTGCACAATCTATTGGAGAACCTGGTACACAGCTTACACTACGTACATTCCACGTTGGAGGTATTGCAGGTAACATTTCTGAAGACAATAAGCTTGAAGCAAGATTTGATGGTGTTGCAGAGATCGAAGATCTAAAAGTTGTTAAAGGTGAAGCCCCTGATGGTGGAACTGCAGACATCGTGATCTCTCGTACTGCTGAACTTAAGATTAAGGATAAGAAAACAGGTGTTGTATTAAGTAATAACAACATCCCTTACGGTTCTCAGATCAATATCGAGAATGGCGCCAAGGTAACTAAAGGTGATGTCATCTGTACCTGGGATCCATATAACGGTGTGATTATTTCTGAATTTGCCGGTAAAATCAAATACGAAAATGTAGACCAGGGTGTTACTTACCAGGTTGAGATTGATGAGCAGACAGGATTCCAGGAGAAAGTGATCTCTGAATCCAGAAACAAGAAATTGATCCCAACATTACATATCTTAGGGAAGAAGGATGAAGTAATTCGTTCTTATAACCTACCGGTAGGAGCTCACCTTATGGTGGACAATGCTGAAAAGATTGGTGTAGGTAAGATTTTGGTTAAGATTCCACGTAAATCATCCAAAGCGGGTGATATTACCGGAGGTCTTCCAAGAGTTACTGAACTTTTCGAAGCACGTAACCCGTCTAATCCAGCTGTAGTATCTGAGATTGATGGTGTTGTTTCCTTCGGAAAGATTAAAAGAGGTAACCGTGAGATCATCGTAGAATCTAAACTTGGAGAGGTTAAGAAATACTTGGTTAAATTATCTAACCAGATCCTCGTACAGGAGAATGACTACGTGAGAGCGGGAATGCCATTATCTGATGGATCTATTACTCCTGAAGATATCTTGAATATTAAAGGACCAAACGCGGTACAACAGTATCTTGTAAACGAAGTTCAGGAAGTTTATCGACTACAGGGTGTGAAGATTAATGATAAGCACTTTGAGGTTGTTGTAAGACAAATGATGCGTAAAGTAAGAATTGTTGATCCAGGTGATACGATCTTCCTTGAGAATCAACTAGTACATAAAGCTGATTTCATTGACGAAAACAATAAGTTATTCGGAATGAAAGTAGTTGAAGATGCTGGTGATTCAGAAAGACTGAAAGCTGGACAGATCATTACTCCGCGAGATCTAAGAGATGAGAATTCAATTCTTAGAAGAGAGGATAAGAATCTTGCAACTGCAAGAGACGTGATCACTGCAACTGCTAATCCGGTACTTCAGGGTATTACGAGAGCGTCACTACAGACTAAGTCATTCATCTCGGCTGCTTCCTTCCAGGAAACAACTAAGGTGTTGAACGAAGCTGCAGTTAATGGTAAGATCGACAAACTTGAAGGTTTGAAGGAAAATGTAATTGTTGGGCATAGAATTCCAGCAGGTACAGGTATGAGAAAGTACGATAGTATTATCGTTGGTTCTAAGGAGGAATTTGACGAAATGCTTGAGAAGAAACAGGAAGTTAATTATAACTAA
- the rpoB gene encoding DNA-directed RNA polymerase subunit beta: MLAKQTERLSFSSVKNKPAYPDFLDLQIKSFQDFFQLETKSEARGNEGLYNTFLENFPITDTRNQFVLEFLDYFVDPPRYSIQECIERGLTYSVPLKARLKLYCTDPEHEDFETIVQDVYLGTIPYMTPSGTFCINGAERVVVSQLHRSPGVFFGQSFHANGTKLYSARVIPFKGSWIEFATDINSVMYAYIDRKKKLPVTTLFRAIGFERDKDILEIFDLAEEVKVSKTGLKKYLGRKLAARVLNTWYEDFVDEDTGEVVSIERNEIVLDRDTELEKDHIEEILETGSKTILLHKEDNQTGDYAIIHNTLQKDPTNSEKEAVEHIYRQLRNAEPPDEETARGIIDKLFFSDQRYSLGEVGRYRMNKKLGLEVEMDKQVLTKLDIITIVKYLIELINSKAEIDDIDHLSNRRVRTVGEQLSQQFGVGLARMARTIRERMNVRDNEVFTPIDLINAKTLSSVINSFFGTNQLSQFMDQTNPLAEITHKRRLSALGPGGLSRERAGFEVRDVHYTHYGRLCPIETPEGPNIGLISSLSVYAKVNGMGFIETPYRSVTDGKINISEEPIYLSAEEEEGKKIAQANIPLKDDGTINTDRVIARMEGDFPVVDPNEIHYTDVAPNQISSISASLIPFLEHDDANRALMGSNMMRQAVPLLRTDSPIVGTGLERQVATDSRVLINAEGEGEVEYVDANKIVIKYDRTDEARMVSFDDDSKSYNLIKFRKTNQGSCINLKPIVSVGDRVTKGQVLCQGYATEEGELALGRNMKVAFMPWKGYNFEDAIVISEKVVRDDIFTSIHIDEYSLEVRDTKLGNEELTNDIPNVSEEATKDLDEHGMIRVGAEVKPGDILIGKITPKGESDPTPEEKLLRAIFGDKAGDVKDASLKASPSLSGVVINKKLFARAIKDKRKRAQDKEDVAALEKKYDAKFANLKAELIEKLFAIIGGKTAQGVQNDLGEEVMPKGKKYTLKMLNAVDDYAHLTTGTWTTDDHLNELVADLLHNYKIKENDLQGNLRREKFTISVGDELPSGILKLAKVYIAKKRKLKVGDKMAGRHGNKGIVARIVRQEDMPFLEDGTPVDIVLNPLGVPSRMNIGQIYETVLGWAGQKNGKKYATPIFDGATIEEINDLTDKAGIPRYGHTYLYDGGTGERFDQRATVGVIYMLKLGHMIDDKMHARSIGPYSLITQQPLGGKAQFGGQRFGEMEVWALEAYGASSTLREILTVKSDDVIGRAKTYEAIVKGEPMPEPGLPESFNVLMHELKGLGLDIKLEE; the protein is encoded by the coding sequence GCAGATTAAGTCTTTTCAGGACTTCTTTCAATTAGAGACAAAATCAGAAGCGCGGGGAAATGAAGGTCTTTACAACACCTTCCTAGAAAACTTCCCCATTACGGACACCCGTAATCAATTTGTACTAGAATTCTTAGATTATTTTGTGGACCCACCAAGATACTCCATCCAGGAATGTATCGAACGTGGATTGACCTACAGTGTACCACTTAAGGCTAGACTTAAATTATACTGTACCGACCCTGAACACGAAGATTTTGAAACAATCGTACAGGACGTATACTTGGGAACTATCCCATATATGACACCTAGTGGAACTTTCTGCATTAACGGTGCTGAACGAGTAGTAGTTTCTCAGCTACACCGTTCTCCAGGGGTTTTCTTTGGACAATCTTTCCATGCAAATGGAACAAAACTTTATTCTGCCCGTGTAATTCCTTTCAAAGGATCATGGATAGAATTTGCGACCGATATCAATAGCGTTATGTACGCTTATATTGACCGTAAGAAAAAATTACCTGTAACAACTCTTTTCCGTGCAATCGGGTTTGAGCGTGATAAGGATATCCTTGAAATCTTCGACCTTGCGGAAGAAGTGAAGGTGTCTAAAACAGGACTAAAAAAATACCTTGGTCGTAAATTAGCGGCTAGAGTACTTAATACATGGTACGAAGATTTCGTAGATGAAGATACTGGTGAAGTTGTTTCTATCGAGCGTAACGAAATTGTTCTTGACCGTGATACTGAACTTGAAAAAGATCACATAGAAGAAATTCTTGAAACCGGATCTAAGACTATCCTACTTCACAAGGAGGATAACCAGACTGGTGATTATGCGATCATTCACAATACATTACAAAAAGATCCTACTAACTCTGAAAAAGAGGCAGTAGAACATATCTACCGTCAGCTTCGTAATGCTGAACCGCCAGATGAGGAAACTGCTCGTGGAATTATCGACAAGCTTTTCTTCTCAGATCAGCGTTACAGCCTTGGAGAAGTTGGTAGATATAGAATGAACAAAAAACTTGGTCTTGAAGTTGAAATGGATAAGCAAGTGCTTACCAAATTAGACATCATTACCATTGTAAAATATCTTATCGAGCTTATTAACTCTAAAGCTGAGATTGATGATATTGATCACTTATCTAACCGTCGTGTTAGAACTGTAGGTGAGCAATTATCTCAGCAGTTCGGTGTTGGTCTTGCACGTATGGCAAGAACAATTCGTGAGAGAATGAACGTTCGTGATAACGAGGTGTTTACTCCAATCGATTTGATCAATGCGAAGACATTATCTTCTGTGATCAACTCATTCTTTGGAACAAACCAGTTATCTCAGTTCATGGACCAGACGAACCCTCTTGCAGAAATCACGCACAAACGTAGACTTTCAGCATTAGGACCAGGTGGTTTATCAAGAGAAAGAGCAGGGTTCGAGGTACGTGATGTGCACTATACTCACTACGGAAGACTTTGTCCTATTGAAACTCCTGAGGGACCAAACATTGGTCTTATTTCATCACTTTCGGTTTATGCTAAAGTAAACGGAATGGGATTCATTGAAACACCTTATAGAAGTGTTACTGATGGTAAGATAAATATTTCCGAAGAGCCTATTTATTTAAGTGCTGAAGAGGAAGAAGGTAAAAAAATTGCTCAGGCTAACATTCCATTGAAGGATGATGGTACTATAAATACTGATCGTGTAATTGCACGAATGGAAGGTGACTTCCCGGTTGTAGATCCAAATGAGATCCACTATACCGATGTTGCACCAAACCAGATATCATCAATCTCTGCATCTCTTATTCCATTCTTGGAACATGATGATGCCAACCGTGCGTTGATGGGATCAAACATGATGCGTCAGGCTGTACCACTTTTAAGAACAGATTCTCCTATCGTTGGAACTGGACTTGAAAGACAGGTAGCAACAGACTCTCGTGTATTGATCAATGCCGAAGGTGAAGGAGAGGTTGAGTATGTTGATGCAAACAAGATTGTGATCAAGTACGATCGTACGGATGAAGCAAGAATGGTAAGTTTTGATGATGATTCAAAATCTTATAATCTTATCAAATTCCGTAAAACTAACCAGGGATCCTGTATCAACCTGAAACCAATCGTTAGTGTTGGGGACAGAGTTACTAAAGGACAGGTTCTTTGCCAGGGTTATGCAACCGAAGAAGGTGAGCTGGCACTTGGTAGAAACATGAAGGTTGCCTTCATGCCTTGGAAAGGTTATAACTTTGAGGATGCGATCGTAATTTCAGAAAAAGTGGTAAGAGATGATATTTTCACCTCTATCCATATTGATGAGTACTCTCTTGAAGTTAGAGATACAAAACTGGGTAACGAAGAATTGACAAATGATATTCCTAATGTTTCTGAAGAGGCTACTAAAGACCTTGATGAGCACGGAATGATTAGAGTTGGTGCTGAAGTAAAGCCTGGTGATATTCTTATTGGTAAGATCACTCCTAAAGGAGAAAGTGATCCTACGCCAGAAGAAAAATTATTACGTGCAATCTTTGGTGACAAAGCTGGTGATGTAAAGGATGCTTCTCTTAAAGCTTCTCCATCGCTAAGTGGTGTTGTTATCAATAAGAAATTGTTCGCAAGAGCGATTAAGGACAAACGTAAGAGAGCTCAGGATAAAGAAGATGTTGCTGCATTAGAGAAAAAGTATGATGCTAAATTCGCTAATTTAAAAGCTGAACTTATCGAGAAGCTATTCGCCATTATAGGTGGAAAGACTGCTCAGGGAGTACAGAATGATCTTGGTGAAGAAGTAATGCCGAAAGGTAAGAAGTACACTCTTAAGATGCTTAACGCTGTAGACGATTATGCTCACTTAACTACGGGTACATGGACTACAGATGATCATCTTAACGAACTTGTAGCTGATCTTTTACATAATTATAAAATCAAGGAGAACGATCTTCAGGGTAACCTTAGAAGAGAGAAATTCACCATATCTGTTGGAGATGAACTTCCATCAGGAATTCTTAAACTGGCTAAAGTTTATATCGCTAAGAAGCGTAAACTTAAAGTAGGGGATAAGATGGCAGGACGTCACGGTAACAAAGGTATTGTTGCGAGAATCGTTCGTCAGGAAGATATGCCATTCCTTGAGGACGGAACACCAGTGGATATCGTGTTGAACCCACTTGGGGTACCATCACGTATGAACATTGGACAGATCTACGAAACAGTTCTTGGATGGGCTGGACAGAAGAACGGGAAGAAGTACGCAACACCAATTTTTGATGGTGCTACTATTGAAGAGATCAATGATCTAACCGACAAAGCTGGAATACCTAGATACGGTCATACTTATCTTTATGATGGTGGAACCGGGGAAAGATTTGACCAGCGTGCAACTGTTGGTGTGATCTACATGCTAAAACTTGGTCATATGATCGACGATAAAATGCATGCTCGTTCTATTGGACCATACTCACTTATTACTCAGCAGCCGCTTGGTGGTAAGGCACAATTTGGTGGTCAGAGATTTGGAGAGATGGAGGTTTGGGCTCTTGAAGCTTACGGAGCATCTAGTACTCTAAGAGAAATTCTAACAGTGAAGTCTGATGACGTTATTGGAAGAGCTAAGACTTACGAGGCTATTGTGAAGGGTGAGCCAATGCCGGAACCAGGATTGCCGGAATCTTTCAACGTACTTATGCACGAATTGAAAGGTCTAGGTTTGGATATTAAACTTGAAGAATAA
- a CDS encoding amino acid carrier protein, with product MSQIDHFIADFASLVWGIPLVILLIGGGIYLLIYSRFLPFRYLGHSVEVLRGKYNNPDDPGDINHFQALSTALSSTVGMGNIAGVAVAIAVGGPGAIFWLWISAIVGMATKFFTNTLAVMYRGKDSEGKIQGGVMYFIVEGLGKKWKPMAAFFAVAGLVGALPVFNVNQLTQAINYILLEPNGVQTGFGTSLVIGIMLTIITTIVIIGGLDRISKTVSKLVPAMVLLYFVSVVLILFVHYDVVLSYFSMIFTDAFAAENYKGDPLLGGVLGGLILLGIRRGAFSNEAGIGTATMAHGASKTSEPVREGLIAMLGPAIDTLVVCTLTAMAILVTGVWKTEDVNGVSLTAAAFDEAIPYVGNYLLLLCILAFSVSSLFSYSYYGTKCLSFLAGAENKKYYNYVYVLSILVGATTSLSFILNLIDGFFALMAIPTMIATLIMAPRVMKAAKIYFAKYK from the coding sequence ATGTCCCAGATAGATCATTTCATTGCAGATTTCGCTTCCCTCGTTTGGGGGATTCCACTGGTAATTTTGTTGATTGGTGGCGGAATCTATCTCCTGATCTATTCACGTTTTTTACCTTTTCGCTATTTAGGGCATTCTGTAGAAGTACTTCGAGGGAAGTATAACAATCCTGATGATCCGGGAGACATTAACCATTTCCAGGCATTATCCACAGCCCTTTCCTCTACAGTTGGAATGGGAAACATCGCTGGTGTGGCCGTTGCTATTGCCGTTGGTGGACCTGGCGCTATATTCTGGTTGTGGATAAGTGCGATCGTTGGTATGGCTACGAAGTTTTTCACCAATACCCTTGCGGTCATGTATCGTGGAAAAGATTCCGAAGGAAAGATTCAGGGAGGTGTGATGTATTTTATCGTTGAAGGTCTCGGTAAAAAATGGAAACCAATGGCTGCATTTTTTGCGGTCGCTGGTCTGGTAGGTGCACTGCCAGTTTTTAATGTAAATCAGTTAACTCAGGCTATTAATTATATTCTGCTCGAGCCTAATGGGGTGCAAACAGGTTTTGGAACAAGTTTAGTCATAGGAATTATGCTGACTATAATCACCACCATTGTCATCATTGGCGGACTGGATCGTATTAGCAAAACGGTTTCAAAATTGGTGCCTGCAATGGTGCTTCTATATTTTGTGTCTGTGGTCCTGATTCTGTTCGTGCATTATGATGTAGTACTAAGCTACTTTAGCATGATCTTTACTGACGCTTTCGCTGCGGAAAACTATAAAGGAGATCCTTTACTAGGAGGTGTTCTGGGAGGCCTGATCTTACTTGGGATACGCAGAGGTGCATTTTCCAATGAAGCTGGAATTGGTACCGCTACGATGGCGCATGGAGCTAGCAAAACATCTGAACCTGTTCGCGAAGGTCTTATAGCTATGCTGGGACCGGCAATTGATACGCTGGTTGTCTGTACGCTAACAGCAATGGCTATTCTGGTCACTGGTGTCTGGAAAACTGAAGATGTAAACGGAGTTAGCCTAACTGCGGCCGCTTTTGACGAAGCAATACCATATGTAGGAAATTATTTATTACTGCTTTGTATACTAGCTTTTAGCGTATCCTCATTATTCTCCTATTCCTACTACGGAACAAAATGTTTATCATTCCTGGCCGGTGCTGAAAATAAGAAGTATTACAACTACGTCTATGTTCTTAGTATTCTCGTAGGAGCTACCACATCTTTAAGCTTTATTCTGAATCTTATTGATGGGTTTTTCGCATTAATGGCAATTCCTACAATGATCGCGACTCTAATTATGGCTCCACGTGTTATGAAAGCTGCTAAAATATATTTTGCGAAGTATAAATAA